A genomic segment from Sorangium aterium encodes:
- a CDS encoding sigma 54-interacting transcriptional regulator: MASAKSTRNDVQGALELAVFAGGRVTRHPLPAEGRVSLGRSPENDVPIDDSSVSRRHAIIHLGPPIAIEDLGSANGTRLRRERSAGPTTKLVELQPEQGKTMELSVGDAVNLGSTLIVILPREGTASAAPGQGQGQPIVLDPAMERLYALAERVAGAPITVLLLGETGAGKEVLAEHIHRRSPRAQGPFVRLNCAALSESLLESELFGHERGAFTSAVQAKPGLLETAEKGTVLLDEVGELPPSIQVKLLRVLEERKVMRVGGLSPRPIDVRFISATNRDLAAEVKRGAFREDLFFRLNGIALTIPPLRARISEIAPLARSLADRTASALGRPAPAFARETLAALEAHGWPGNIRELRNVIERAVVLSGGDTLLPEHLLLDAAAALPPVEARPAAAPAEPRPAAAPEAAAPAGTVPPAEGGGGLRGELDAIERKRIVDALEQCAGNQTQAAALLGMPRRTFVARLSAYGIPRPRKGKATR; encoded by the coding sequence GTGGCCTCGGCGAAGTCCACCCGGAACGATGTGCAGGGCGCCCTGGAGCTCGCGGTGTTCGCCGGGGGCCGCGTGACGCGGCACCCGCTGCCGGCCGAGGGCCGGGTGTCGCTCGGCCGGTCGCCGGAGAACGACGTCCCGATCGACGACAGCTCCGTCTCGCGCCGGCACGCGATCATCCACCTCGGCCCGCCCATCGCGATCGAGGACCTCGGGAGCGCGAACGGGACCCGCCTCCGCCGCGAGCGCAGCGCCGGGCCGACGACCAAGCTCGTCGAGCTCCAGCCCGAGCAGGGCAAGACGATGGAGCTCTCGGTCGGGGACGCGGTGAACCTCGGCTCGACGCTGATCGTGATCCTGCCGCGCGAGGGCACCGCGAGCGCGGCGCCGGGCCAGGGGCAGGGCCAGCCCATCGTGCTCGACCCGGCCATGGAGCGGCTCTACGCGCTGGCCGAGCGCGTGGCCGGCGCGCCGATCACGGTGCTCTTGCTCGGCGAGACGGGCGCCGGCAAGGAGGTGCTGGCCGAGCACATCCACCGGCGCTCGCCGCGCGCGCAGGGGCCCTTCGTGCGGCTCAACTGCGCGGCGCTCTCGGAGTCGCTCCTCGAGAGCGAGCTGTTCGGCCACGAGCGGGGCGCGTTCACGAGCGCGGTCCAGGCGAAGCCGGGCCTCCTGGAGACGGCCGAGAAGGGCACGGTGCTGCTCGACGAGGTGGGCGAGCTGCCGCCCAGCATCCAGGTGAAGCTCCTGCGCGTGCTCGAGGAGCGGAAGGTGATGCGCGTCGGGGGGCTGAGCCCGCGGCCCATCGACGTGCGCTTCATCTCGGCCACGAACCGCGATCTGGCCGCCGAGGTGAAGCGGGGCGCTTTCCGGGAGGATCTGTTCTTCCGGCTGAACGGCATCGCGCTGACGATCCCGCCGCTCCGGGCGCGCATCTCCGAGATCGCGCCGCTGGCTCGTTCGCTCGCGGATCGGACCGCGAGCGCGCTCGGGCGCCCGGCGCCGGCGTTCGCCCGCGAGACGCTCGCCGCGCTGGAGGCGCACGGCTGGCCCGGCAACATCCGCGAGCTGCGCAACGTCATCGAGCGCGCGGTCGTGCTCTCCGGCGGGGACACGCTGCTCCCGGAGCACCTCCTGCTCGACGCCGCCGCCGCGCTGCCGCCCGTCGAGGCGCGCCCCGCGGCGGCGCCTGCCGAGCCGCGCCCCGCGGCGGCGCCCGAGGCCGCCGCGCCGGCCGGCACGGTCCCTCCGGCCGAGGGCGGGGGCGGCCTGCGGGGCGAGCTCGACGCCATCGAGCGGAAGCGGATCGTCGACGCGCTGGAGCAGTGCGCGGGGAACCAGACGCAGGCCGCGGCGCTCCTGGGCATGCCCCGCCGCACCTTCGTGGCCCGGCTGAGCGCCTACGGCATCCCGCGGCCGCGCAAGGGCAAGGCCACGCGCTGA
- a CDS encoding oxidoreductase, whose amino-acid sequence MSTANDGSRIWFITGASSGFGRAIAEEALRRGDSVVAAARGVDALAGLAAEAPGRVEVVKLDVTKPDDIRRGVVAALARFGRIDVLVNNAGYSLVGAVEETSEEELRAAMEAMFFGAVALTREVLPHMRGRRSGAIVQITSMGGLTTGPGFGAYCAAKHALEGLSECMAAELAPLGVRVLIVEPGAFRTRLFGGAFRSMPALDAYAPTVGATRAYAAGSDGSQPGDPAKAARAIVDAIGLDPLPLRLPLGADAVSGIRAKLARVAADVDRTEAIALDTALDAAASGAETS is encoded by the coding sequence ATGAGCACTGCAAACGACGGTTCCAGGATCTGGTTCATCACCGGCGCGTCCTCCGGCTTCGGCCGCGCGATCGCCGAGGAGGCGCTCCGGCGTGGCGACTCGGTCGTGGCGGCGGCGCGCGGCGTCGACGCGCTCGCGGGCCTCGCGGCGGAGGCGCCGGGGCGCGTCGAGGTCGTGAAGCTGGACGTCACGAAGCCGGACGACATCCGCCGCGGCGTCGTGGCGGCGCTCGCGCGCTTCGGCCGGATCGACGTGCTCGTGAACAACGCGGGCTACAGCCTTGTCGGCGCGGTCGAGGAGACGAGCGAGGAGGAGCTCCGCGCCGCGATGGAGGCGATGTTCTTCGGCGCCGTGGCGCTCACCCGCGAGGTGCTTCCGCACATGCGCGGCCGCAGGAGCGGCGCGATCGTCCAGATCACGAGCATGGGCGGCCTGACGACGGGGCCCGGCTTCGGCGCCTACTGCGCCGCGAAGCACGCGCTCGAGGGGCTCTCGGAGTGCATGGCCGCCGAGCTCGCGCCGCTCGGCGTCCGCGTCCTCATCGTCGAGCCGGGCGCGTTCCGCACGCGCCTCTTCGGGGGCGCCTTCCGGTCCATGCCGGCGCTCGACGCCTACGCGCCCACCGTCGGCGCGACGCGCGCGTACGCGGCCGGGTCCGACGGATCGCAGCCGGGCGATCCGGCGAAGGCGGCGCGCGCGATCGTCGATGCGATAGGGCTCGACCCGCTGCCGCTCCGCCTGCCGCTCGGCGCCGACGCGGTGAGCGGCATCCGCGCGAAGCTCGCCCGCGTCGCGGCCGACGTCGACCGCACCGAGGCGATCGCGCTCGACACCGCGCTCGACGCCGCGGCGAGCGGCGCGGAAACCTCCTAG
- a CDS encoding LysR family transcriptional regulator, protein MIQDDLAGLSVLLVVAEKRSFTRAAAELRVTPSAVSQTITGLERRLGVRLLQRTTRSVGLTEAGARFLERLRPALAEVRASFEALDELRERPAGTLRLNVPRIACRQVIEPALSAFLAAYPEIRVDVAIEDGLADIVAQGFDAGIRLGETLDSEMIAVRVSEEQRMAVVGSPAYLSARGKPKHPRDLHAHACINYRQITSRNVYRWEFTEDGKDFDIAVSGPLVCNDPDLMVRAAVDGIGLAYVLEATVRDELHGKRLARVLEGFCPPFPGYFLYYPSRAHVPPKLSVFIDFLRRRGSRRRRGG, encoded by the coding sequence ATGATCCAGGACGACCTCGCGGGCCTGTCGGTGCTCCTCGTCGTGGCCGAGAAGCGCAGCTTCACCCGGGCGGCGGCGGAGCTGCGCGTGACGCCCTCGGCGGTGAGCCAGACGATCACGGGGCTCGAGCGGCGGCTCGGCGTGCGGCTCCTCCAGCGCACGACGCGCAGCGTGGGCCTGACCGAGGCCGGCGCCCGCTTCCTCGAGCGGCTCCGGCCCGCGCTCGCGGAGGTCCGCGCCTCGTTCGAGGCGCTCGACGAGCTGCGCGAAAGGCCCGCCGGGACGCTGCGGCTGAACGTCCCGAGGATCGCGTGCCGGCAGGTGATCGAGCCGGCGCTCTCGGCGTTCCTCGCGGCCTACCCGGAGATCCGCGTCGACGTGGCGATCGAGGACGGGCTCGCGGACATCGTCGCGCAAGGGTTCGACGCGGGCATCCGCCTCGGCGAGACGCTCGACAGCGAGATGATCGCGGTCCGCGTCAGCGAGGAACAGCGCATGGCCGTCGTGGGGTCGCCGGCATATCTTTCGGCGCGCGGCAAGCCGAAGCACCCGCGCGACCTGCACGCGCATGCGTGCATCAACTACCGGCAGATCACGAGCCGGAACGTCTACAGGTGGGAGTTCACCGAGGACGGGAAGGACTTCGACATCGCGGTGAGCGGGCCTCTCGTGTGCAACGATCCCGATCTCATGGTCCGCGCGGCGGTCGACGGCATCGGGCTCGCCTACGTCCTGGAGGCGACGGTGCGGGACGAGCTCCACGGCAAGCGCCTCGCGCGCGTCCTCGAGGGCTTCTGCCCGCCCTTCCCGGGGTACTTCCTTTACTACCCGAGCCGGGCGCACGTGCCGCCCAAGCTCTCGGTGTTCATCGACTTCCTGCGCCGGCGCGGGAGCCGCAGGCGGCGCGGCGGATGA
- a CDS encoding DNRLRE domain-containing protein, producing the protein MALATAGGCVGSPDPGELGTAELAASLPSGRVVISQVYGGGGNAGAVYTHDFVELFNRSDSPVSLAGWSIQYASATGTGALGATTTQLTELPAITLQPGQYFLVQEAVGSGSGAPLPAADLVDATPINMSGSAGKVALVRQAAGLGCNGGTAPCSAAQEALIEDLVGFGGASYFEGTAPAPATANATASLRQGAGCQDTGSNVDDLSTGTPTPRNTSTAALACGGDTPPAVTSTAPSDGATGADPAASLSVTFSEAVVAADAFELSCAGGARPISVSGGPLAFTLTPTEPLPPSTACLLVVRASGVQEQDPGSNGTIDPLPADVSVSFTTARAAQVIAIHDIQGRAHLSPHSGAVVKTTGLVATLRSNGFTVESPAPDGDPATSEGLLVFTGAAPSVRVGDLVELTGEVTEYRAGCADPCTASRGSAYHNLTVTELSRPQITVLSSGQALPAPVSIGFAPGARRPPTQTIEDDASGSVEAANGFDPGSDGIDFWESLEGMRVSVNAPTVVGPTREFPSSGTAEIALVPGDRDAATGDAAGLRSARGAVVVSPGDFNPERILLQVPLRASAPALDVGATFAGPIVGTVDYNFANYKLLPVDEALPAATSTLSREVTSLGPRTADDLDVAAFNVENLDPGDPQEKFDRLARILVDNLGSPDLVALEEVQDNSGPTNNGVVDASTTFARLIAAIAAVPGGPSTYQFRSIDPTDGTDGGEPGGNIRVGFLFRTDRGLEFVDRPGAGALTLNEVLGGPGSVSLRYSPGRIDPGNPAFASSRKPLAGEFRWNGQPLFVVANHWNSKGGDEPLYGRFQPPTLSSEVQRRQQAAVVAGFVRQILDSDPSANVVVLGDLNDFQFSAPLGILKDAGLTTLIETLPPEERYTYVFDGNGQSLDHVLVSANLAGPKLVGFDVVHVNAEFADQASDHDPGVVRFRIAPAPDMDGDGVPDASDNCPAAPNAAQVDSDGDGLGNACDLECVSLRRGVFGGVQDSFVEGPTTGWAYGAYPYLITSASAVQPATAVLAYDLSFIPAGSSVISATLSLSYAWKPAGSVVTVHSVNGAWEESTLHGGGFSGYGPAVEASLTTLAQTDAFVTADLTSLVQGWVDGAQPNHGVALVDGSNRTDFRASEYPDVARRPKLDICYHAAE; encoded by the coding sequence ATGGCGCTCGCGACCGCCGGGGGCTGCGTCGGTTCGCCGGACCCCGGTGAGCTCGGGACTGCCGAGCTCGCCGCCTCCCTCCCGAGCGGGCGCGTGGTCATCAGCCAGGTGTACGGCGGCGGGGGCAACGCGGGGGCCGTCTACACGCACGATTTCGTCGAGCTGTTCAATCGGTCGGACAGCCCGGTGTCGCTCGCGGGGTGGTCCATCCAGTACGCGAGCGCCACGGGCACGGGCGCCCTCGGGGCCACGACGACGCAGCTCACGGAGCTGCCCGCGATCACCCTGCAGCCCGGCCAGTACTTCCTCGTCCAGGAGGCCGTCGGCTCGGGCAGCGGCGCGCCGCTCCCCGCCGCCGACCTCGTCGACGCGACCCCCATCAACATGAGCGGCTCGGCCGGCAAGGTCGCCCTCGTCCGGCAGGCCGCGGGCCTCGGCTGCAACGGCGGCACCGCGCCCTGCTCGGCGGCCCAGGAGGCGCTGATCGAGGATCTGGTCGGCTTCGGCGGGGCGAGCTACTTCGAGGGCACCGCGCCGGCGCCGGCGACCGCCAACGCGACGGCGTCGCTCCGGCAGGGCGCTGGCTGCCAGGACACGGGCAGCAACGTCGACGACCTCTCGACCGGGACGCCCACGCCCCGCAACACATCGACCGCGGCGCTCGCGTGCGGGGGCGACACCCCGCCGGCGGTCACCTCGACAGCGCCCAGCGACGGCGCGACCGGCGCCGACCCGGCCGCGAGCCTGAGCGTGACGTTCAGCGAGGCGGTCGTCGCGGCCGATGCCTTCGAGCTCTCCTGCGCGGGCGGCGCGCGCCCGATCTCGGTCAGCGGCGGCCCCCTCGCCTTCACGCTCACGCCGACCGAGCCGCTCCCCCCGAGCACGGCGTGCCTCCTCGTCGTGCGGGCGAGCGGCGTGCAGGAGCAGGACCCGGGGAGCAACGGGACGATCGACCCCTTGCCCGCCGACGTGTCGGTCTCGTTCACCACGGCGCGGGCGGCGCAGGTGATCGCGATCCACGACATCCAGGGGCGCGCGCACCTGTCGCCCCATTCGGGCGCGGTCGTGAAGACGACGGGCCTCGTGGCGACCCTTCGCAGCAACGGCTTCACCGTGGAGTCGCCTGCGCCGGACGGCGATCCGGCCACCTCCGAGGGCCTGCTCGTCTTCACCGGAGCCGCGCCGTCGGTGAGGGTCGGCGACCTCGTCGAGCTCACCGGCGAGGTCACGGAGTACCGCGCCGGCTGCGCCGACCCGTGCACCGCCTCCCGCGGCAGCGCGTACCACAACCTGACCGTCACCGAGCTCTCCCGCCCGCAGATCACCGTCCTCTCGAGCGGCCAGGCGCTGCCGGCCCCGGTCTCGATCGGCTTCGCGCCCGGCGCGCGCCGTCCCCCGACACAGACCATCGAGGACGACGCCAGCGGCAGCGTCGAGGCCGCGAACGGCTTCGACCCCGGGTCCGACGGCATCGATTTCTGGGAGAGCCTCGAGGGCATGCGGGTGAGCGTCAACGCCCCGACCGTCGTGGGCCCCACCCGCGAGTTCCCGAGCTCCGGGACCGCGGAGATCGCGCTGGTCCCGGGCGACCGCGACGCGGCCACGGGCGACGCGGCCGGCCTGCGCAGCGCGCGCGGGGCCGTCGTCGTCAGCCCCGGCGACTTCAACCCGGAGCGGATCCTGCTCCAGGTGCCCCTGCGCGCCTCGGCGCCCGCGCTGGACGTGGGCGCCACGTTCGCCGGGCCCATCGTCGGGACGGTCGACTACAACTTCGCCAACTACAAGCTCCTGCCGGTCGACGAGGCGCTCCCCGCGGCGACCTCGACGCTCTCGCGCGAGGTCACGTCGCTCGGACCGCGGACCGCCGACGACCTCGACGTGGCCGCGTTCAACGTCGAGAACCTCGATCCGGGCGATCCCCAGGAGAAGTTCGATCGCCTCGCGCGGATCCTCGTCGACAACCTCGGCAGCCCCGACCTCGTCGCGCTCGAAGAGGTCCAGGACAACAGCGGCCCGACCAACAATGGAGTGGTGGACGCCTCGACGACGTTCGCGCGGCTCATCGCCGCGATCGCGGCCGTGCCGGGCGGGCCCAGCACCTATCAATTCCGCAGCATCGATCCGACCGACGGCACCGACGGCGGGGAGCCCGGCGGCAACATCCGCGTGGGCTTCCTGTTCCGGACCGACCGCGGGCTCGAGTTCGTCGATCGCCCGGGCGCCGGCGCCCTGACGCTGAACGAGGTGCTCGGCGGCCCGGGCAGCGTGTCGCTGCGCTACAGCCCCGGCCGCATCGACCCGGGCAATCCGGCCTTCGCCAGCAGCCGCAAGCCGCTGGCAGGCGAATTCCGCTGGAACGGCCAGCCGCTGTTCGTGGTGGCCAACCACTGGAACTCCAAGGGCGGCGACGAGCCGCTCTACGGGCGCTTCCAGCCCCCGACCCTCTCGAGCGAGGTCCAGCGGCGGCAGCAGGCCGCCGTGGTGGCCGGCTTCGTGCGGCAGATCCTCGACAGCGATCCTTCCGCCAACGTCGTGGTCCTGGGCGACCTGAACGACTTCCAGTTCTCGGCGCCGCTCGGCATCCTCAAGGACGCCGGGCTGACGACGCTCATCGAGACGCTCCCGCCGGAGGAGCGCTACACGTACGTGTTCGATGGCAATGGCCAGTCGCTCGACCACGTGCTTGTCAGCGCCAACCTGGCCGGGCCGAAGCTCGTGGGCTTCGACGTCGTCCATGTCAATGCGGAGTTCGCCGACCAGGCCAGCGACCACGACCCCGGCGTCGTGCGCTTCCGCATCGCGCCCGCGCCGGACATGGATGGCGACGGCGTCCCCGACGCGAGCGACAACTGCCCGGCTGCCCCCAACGCCGCCCAGGTGGACTCGGACGGCGACGGCCTCGGCAACGCCTGCGACCTCGAGTGCGTCAGCCTTCGGCGCGGCGTGTTCGGCGGCGTGCAGGACTCCTTCGTCGAGGGCCCCACGACGGGCTGGGCGTACGGCGCGTATCCCTACCTCATCACCAGCGCGAGCGCGGTCCAGCCGGCGACGGCGGTCCTGGCCTACGATCTGTCGTTCATCCCGGCAGGCTCCAGCGTGATCTCTGCGACGCTATCGCTGTCCTATGCCTGGAAGCCCGCGGGCAGCGTCGTGACCGTGCACAGCGTGAACGGCGCCTGGGAGGAATCGACGCTCCATGGGGGCGGGTTCAGCGGATACGGCCCGGCCGTCGAGGCCTCCCTCACCACGCTGGCGCAGACCGACGCGTTCGTCACCGCCGATCTGACGTCCCTCGTGCAGGGCTGGGTCGACGGCGCGCAGCCGAACCACGGTGTCGCGCTGGTCGACGGGAGCAACAGGACGGACTTCCGCGCGAGCGAGTATCCCGACGTCGCGCGCAGGCCGAAGCTCGATATCTGCTATCACGCAGCCGAGTAG
- a CDS encoding B12-binding domain-containing radical SAM protein, with the protein MRIAIISTYTHPSRLLRKERSIMQSSVPELLAALCPPDAEIELYNEKETDIPLDRHWDLVFFSYLHAYYEHTKVLSTLFRRQGMTTVAGGRHASHFRADALQYFDAVVAEDPEANLPALIADFQRGELQPVYALPPVPPEQIPTYRYDLVDYRNNLVRLPGIEASRGCPFSCNFCVLTGHEQYRYRPIDHVIRDIRDRMIFNQRIPGVTNNVFSFLDNNLGGSPRYLRELCEALMPLKKIWGCALTFNVLRDPELVRLMGRAGCRYVYTGLESLNPESISSMNKGQNKLSEVREVIQRAFASGIVLSFGLLVGADGDTNDYLERVPEYLHDLGDHCPTFLGIVCPYPETPFFAQVAAEGRLLPGVISRDLDGYTLCHRPPRLHPSEVIDHFQRLSRALGSLHNVGRHVWNRLMTSDLPRYKACVVMSAPEVMSLRAPLANRSRSYLAGRDPIEAWDAEKMRELGLEPQRIEASSCRADPRGLARIRPRRPGRSSAAA; encoded by the coding sequence ATGCGCATCGCAATCATCTCGACCTATACGCACCCGAGCCGACTGCTCCGCAAGGAGCGCTCGATCATGCAATCGTCCGTTCCCGAGCTGCTCGCGGCCCTGTGCCCGCCCGACGCCGAGATCGAGCTCTACAACGAGAAGGAGACGGACATCCCGCTCGACCGCCACTGGGACCTCGTGTTCTTCTCGTACCTGCACGCGTATTACGAGCACACCAAGGTCCTCTCCACGCTGTTCCGGCGGCAAGGCATGACCACCGTGGCCGGCGGGCGGCACGCGAGCCATTTCCGCGCGGACGCGCTGCAGTACTTCGACGCGGTGGTGGCGGAAGATCCGGAGGCCAACCTCCCGGCGCTCATCGCCGACTTCCAGCGGGGCGAACTCCAGCCCGTCTATGCGCTCCCGCCGGTGCCCCCGGAGCAGATCCCCACCTACCGCTACGACCTTGTCGATTACCGGAACAACCTCGTCCGCCTGCCCGGCATCGAGGCGTCGCGCGGCTGCCCCTTCTCCTGCAACTTCTGCGTTCTGACCGGGCACGAACAGTATCGCTATCGCCCCATCGACCACGTGATCCGGGACATCCGCGACCGGATGATCTTCAACCAGCGCATCCCGGGGGTGACCAACAATGTGTTCAGCTTCCTCGACAACAACCTGGGAGGCTCGCCCCGCTACCTGCGCGAGCTCTGCGAGGCGCTGATGCCCCTCAAGAAGATCTGGGGCTGCGCGCTCACGTTCAACGTGCTGCGCGACCCGGAGCTGGTCCGCCTCATGGGGCGGGCGGGGTGCCGCTACGTCTACACAGGGCTCGAGTCGCTGAACCCCGAGTCGATCAGCTCGATGAACAAGGGCCAGAACAAGCTGAGCGAGGTCAGGGAGGTCATCCAGCGGGCCTTCGCGAGCGGGATCGTCCTCTCCTTCGGGCTCCTCGTGGGCGCGGACGGGGACACCAACGACTACCTCGAGCGGGTGCCCGAGTACCTCCACGACCTCGGCGATCACTGCCCGACCTTCCTTGGGATCGTGTGCCCGTACCCGGAGACGCCCTTCTTCGCGCAGGTGGCGGCCGAGGGGCGGCTCCTTCCCGGGGTGATCAGCCGGGACCTCGATGGATACACCCTCTGCCACCGCCCGCCACGGCTGCACCCCTCGGAGGTGATCGACCATTTCCAGCGCCTGAGCCGCGCGCTGGGGAGCCTCCACAACGTGGGCCGCCACGTGTGGAATCGCCTGATGACGAGCGATCTGCCCCGTTACAAGGCGTGCGTCGTCATGTCGGCGCCCGAGGTGATGAGCCTGCGCGCTCCGCTCGCCAACCGCTCACGCAGCTACCTCGCCGGGCGCGATCCGATCGAGGCCTGGGACGCGGAGAAGATGCGGGAGCTCGGCCTCGAGCCGCAGCGCATCGAGGCGTCGTCGTGCCGCGCGGATCCGCGCGGCCTCGCGCGGATCCGGCCCCGCCGGCCGGGCCGCTCCAGCGCGGCCGCGTGA
- a CDS encoding acyl-CoA desaturase → MKGRTRLVAIAYLALVHAGALLGLFLPIRASSIALAAALYAALQLSTVVGLHRLLSHRAFRCPKWVEYALVSVAMISGQGSPIAWVATHRRHHAHTDREGDVHSPRRGLWYAHLGWILDDGSTDPRDPEKYCRDLVGDPYYRWLLRWRFAPQVAAVLLAGLALGWAAVPFVFFVPLVCWMHATYLVNSVCHAPRFGSRAFDTRDGSRNVGWVAVLTFGEGWHNNHHAFPRAARQAMAPGQHDLAFLFIRALAAVGLASDIQPSSADRERLRPAAQPRR, encoded by the coding sequence ATGAAGGGCCGCACGCGCCTCGTCGCGATCGCCTACCTCGCCCTGGTGCACGCCGGCGCCCTCCTCGGGCTGTTCCTGCCGATCCGAGCGAGCTCCATCGCCCTCGCCGCCGCGCTCTACGCGGCGCTCCAGCTCTCCACCGTGGTCGGCCTGCACCGGCTGCTCTCGCACCGCGCGTTCCGCTGCCCGAAATGGGTCGAGTACGCGCTCGTGTCGGTGGCGATGATCAGCGGCCAGGGCAGCCCCATCGCGTGGGTGGCCACGCACCGGCGGCACCACGCCCACACCGATCGCGAAGGCGACGTCCACTCGCCGCGCCGCGGCCTCTGGTACGCCCACCTCGGGTGGATCCTCGACGATGGATCGACGGACCCCCGTGATCCGGAGAAATACTGCCGCGATCTGGTCGGCGATCCCTACTACCGGTGGCTGCTCCGCTGGCGCTTCGCCCCGCAGGTCGCGGCGGTCCTGCTCGCGGGTCTCGCCCTCGGCTGGGCCGCGGTGCCCTTCGTGTTCTTCGTGCCGCTCGTGTGCTGGATGCACGCGACCTACCTTGTGAACTCCGTCTGTCACGCGCCCCGCTTCGGCAGCCGCGCGTTCGATACCCGCGACGGGAGCCGCAACGTGGGCTGGGTGGCGGTCCTGACCTTCGGCGAGGGCTGGCACAACAACCACCACGCCTTCCCGCGCGCCGCCCGGCAAGCGATGGCGCCCGGGCAGCACGACCTCGCCTTCCTGTTCATCCGCGCGCTCGCGGCGGTCGGGCTCGCCTCGGACATCCAGCCGAGCTCGGCGGACCGTGAGAGGTTGCGCCCCGCCGCGCAGCCGAGGCGCTAG
- a CDS encoding STAS/SEC14 domain-containing protein produces the protein MSDLGLKDASSDVRDDPDGIVRVVIHGEVSEDRVRAVLGAIRRVAESGRDVLVLADARHMGPISASARKAVTEEVRSTRVDAVAMIGASFSMRVIVALLAKGVQMLTGQPYPQQFFDTEGEAHAWLLARRDALRAGRGPGTPE, from the coding sequence ATGAGCGATCTCGGCCTGAAGGACGCGAGCTCCGATGTTCGTGACGACCCCGACGGCATCGTGCGGGTGGTGATCCACGGCGAGGTCTCGGAAGACCGGGTGCGCGCTGTCCTCGGCGCGATCCGGCGCGTGGCGGAGAGCGGCCGCGACGTCCTGGTGCTCGCCGACGCGCGTCACATGGGCCCTATCTCCGCTTCGGCGCGTAAGGCGGTCACGGAAGAGGTGCGGAGCACGCGCGTCGATGCGGTCGCGATGATCGGAGCGAGCTTTTCCATGCGCGTGATCGTGGCGCTCCTCGCGAAGGGCGTACAAATGCTCACAGGACAGCCCTACCCGCAGCAGTTCTTTGACACCGAGGGCGAGGCGCACGCGTGGCTGCTTGCTCGGCGAGACGCGCTCCGGGCCGGGCGGGGCCCGGGTACACCTGAGTGA
- a CDS encoding GFA family protein, producing MTKGACLCGTVRFEIDGPFQTMLNCHCSMCRKFNGTAFTTAVVAPLPGFRWLAGEDAIRPSCASDRRSFCGTCGSATPMLRPERQLAVLHAGNLEGDLGIEPKFHQFVGSKAPWYTITDSLPQFEEWRPEMQAPVVSRPVAPPKEGVTQGSCLCGDVAFEFDGAPLRMVSCHCTRCRLGRSSAHATNVFVALDSFRWIHGDAQIASYKVPDARFFTVAFCKRCGGAAPRLSSERGFAVVPAGTLDTDPGIRPAAHIFVDSKASWFPITDALPQFAEYPPQA from the coding sequence ATGACCAAGGGCGCGTGTCTATGCGGGACGGTCCGCTTCGAGATCGACGGTCCGTTCCAGACCATGCTGAACTGTCACTGCTCGATGTGCCGCAAGTTCAACGGCACGGCGTTCACCACGGCCGTCGTCGCGCCGCTGCCCGGCTTTCGCTGGCTCGCCGGCGAGGACGCCATCCGCCCCTCCTGCGCGAGCGACCGTCGCTCCTTCTGCGGCACCTGCGGCTCGGCCACGCCGATGCTCCGCCCCGAGAGGCAGCTCGCCGTGCTCCATGCCGGCAACCTGGAGGGCGATCTCGGCATCGAGCCGAAGTTTCACCAGTTCGTCGGCTCCAAGGCGCCCTGGTACACGATCACGGATTCCCTGCCGCAGTTCGAGGAGTGGCGGCCCGAGATGCAGGCGCCGGTCGTCTCGCGCCCCGTGGCCCCGCCGAAAGAGGGCGTCACCCAGGGGAGCTGCCTGTGCGGGGACGTGGCCTTCGAGTTCGACGGCGCGCCCCTCCGCATGGTGAGCTGCCACTGCACGCGCTGTCGCCTCGGGCGCAGCTCCGCGCACGCGACCAACGTCTTCGTCGCCCTGGACAGCTTCCGCTGGATCCACGGTGACGCGCAGATCGCGAGCTACAAGGTGCCCGACGCGCGGTTCTTCACCGTCGCGTTCTGCAAGCGCTGCGGCGGCGCGGCCCCCCGTCTGTCATCCGAGCGCGGCTTCGCCGTGGTGCCCGCGGGCACGCTCGACACCGATCCCGGCATCCGCCCCGCAGCCCACATCTTCGTCGACTCCAAGGCGAGCTGGTTCCCGATCACGGATGCCCTGCCGCAGTTCGCCGAGTACCCGCCCCAGGCCTGA